Proteins encoded in a region of the Neodiprion virginianus isolate iyNeoVirg1 chromosome 2, iyNeoVirg1.1, whole genome shotgun sequence genome:
- the LOC124297696 gene encoding dynein regulatory complex protein 10-like, protein MENKLREKRCKVEAELLNCVARYDADIGGRHTDLENLASEFELLSSQRKNLEDDVMVDLRRLHDDLQREKEETSLKILNERIDIFVRNRAARVIQKAWRAYWERHSTKKKKKSRKK, encoded by the exons ATGGAAAACAAGCTGAGAGAAAAAAG ATGTAAGGTTGAAGCAGAGCTTTTAAATTGCGTGGCTCGATACGACGCTGATATTGGCGGTCGGCACACAGACTTAGAGAATTTGGCCAGTGAATTCGAGCTTCTTAGTTCTCAAAGGAAAAATTTGGAG GATGATGTAATGGTTGATCTACGAAGGCTGCACGATGATTTAcaacgagaaaaagaagaaacctCACTCAAGATACTGAATGAGAGGATAGACATATTCGTACGAAATCGTGCAGCTAGAGTCATTCAAAAAGCGTGGAGAGCGTACTGGGAACGACATAgcacaaaaaagaagaaaaagtccAGGAAGAAATAG
- the LOC124297695 gene encoding uncharacterized protein LOC124297695 isoform X3, which translates to MSEKMTLTFHSPIMEEVERGLLSEGLEQRKEAFKDDEELMKETTRFVADVIESATTEASRRKCQKAEFQADEEFISWASYRFTRP; encoded by the exons ATGAGTGAGAAAATGACGTTGACGTTTCATTCTCCGATAATGGAAGAGGTCGAGCGAGGCTTGTTATCCGAGGGTCTGGAGCAACGCAAAGAGGCATTCAAGGACGATGAGGAATTGATGAAGGAAACCACAAGGTTCGTCGCTGACGTCATTGAGTCCGCAACCACCGAGGCCTCTAGACGGAAGTGTCAAAAAGCG GAGTTCCAAGCTGACGAAG AATTTATCAGCTGGGCCTCCTATCGCTTTACGAGACCTTAG
- the LOC124297695 gene encoding uncharacterized protein LOC124297695 isoform X2, translated as MSEKMTLTFHSPIMEEVERGLLSEGLEQRKEAFKDDEELMKETTRFVADVIESATTEASRRKCQKAEFQADEGSSLRGGDRIRGWNSRARGFCNRILNAVCPCITTNEFISWASYRFTRP; from the exons ATGAGTGAGAAAATGACGTTGACGTTTCATTCTCCGATAATGGAAGAGGTCGAGCGAGGCTTGTTATCCGAGGGTCTGGAGCAACGCAAAGAGGCATTCAAGGACGATGAGGAATTGATGAAGGAAACCACAAGGTTCGTCGCTGACGTCATTGAGTCCGCAACCACCGAGGCCTCTAGACGGAAGTGTCAAAAAGCG GAGTTCCAAGCTGACGAAG GAAGTAGTTTGAGAGGGGGAGATCGTATCCGCGGTTGGAACTCACGGGCTCGGGGCTTCTGCAACCGAATTCTGAATGCAGTTTGTCCCTGCATCACGACCAATG AATTTATCAGCTGGGCCTCCTATCGCTTTACGAGACCTTAG
- the LOC124297695 gene encoding uncharacterized protein LOC124297695 isoform X1 — protein MSEKMTLTFHSPIMEEVERGLLSEGLEQRKEAFKDDEELMKETTRFVADVIESATTEASRRKCQKAEFQADEGSSLRGGDRIRGWNSRARGFCNRILNAVCPCITTNDCFGDAPTPILRVRRAHAQSIFVDANLCAVIRWDFLHSIDHLEDRGHRASTKRWYRESVLYICTVCRCTHIRECLKIVFINVFVGT, from the exons ATGAGTGAGAAAATGACGTTGACGTTTCATTCTCCGATAATGGAAGAGGTCGAGCGAGGCTTGTTATCCGAGGGTCTGGAGCAACGCAAAGAGGCATTCAAGGACGATGAGGAATTGATGAAGGAAACCACAAGGTTCGTCGCTGACGTCATTGAGTCCGCAACCACCGAGGCCTCTAGACGGAAGTGTCAAAAAGCG GAGTTCCAAGCTGACGAAG GAAGTAGTTTGAGAGGGGGAGATCGTATCCGCGGTTGGAACTCACGGGCTCGGGGCTTCTGCAACCGAATTCTGAATGCAGTTTGTCCCTGCATCACGACCAATG ACTGCTTCGGCGATGCCCCCACTCCGATTCTTCGCGTGCGCAGAGCGCATGCGCAGAGTATTTTCGTGGACGCAAACCTTTGCGCAGTGATTCGCTGGGattttttgcattcgattGATCATCTAGAAGATCGAGGCCACAGGGCATCAACGAAACGTTGGTATAGGGAGAGTGtactgtatatatgtacggTGTGTAGATGTACACATATAAGAGAGTgtttaaaaatagtttttattAATGTTTTTGTTGGAACGTGA